A stretch of the Porifericola rhodea genome encodes the following:
- a CDS encoding RNA polymerase sigma factor — MHDEKALVSGCAKGERAMQKELYDRFSGQMLAVCIRYCKSREDAEDILQEAFVKVFNNIESFRKESTLGYWIKRIVINTALNYHRKSVYLYPHFDIEDMHDIGDDDVTVSNHNYKDLLKLLQTLPQGCQVIFNLYAIEGYKHKEIAEMLNISEGTSKSQYARAKSLIKEMITETGEVKHG, encoded by the coding sequence ATGCATGACGAAAAAGCGCTTGTCTCCGGCTGTGCCAAAGGAGAACGAGCAATGCAGAAAGAACTTTATGATCGGTTTTCCGGACAAATGCTCGCCGTATGTATACGCTATTGCAAAAGCCGGGAAGATGCAGAAGATATACTGCAGGAAGCCTTCGTTAAGGTTTTCAATAATATTGAGTCTTTCCGCAAAGAGTCTACACTAGGCTATTGGATCAAGCGAATCGTCATCAACACTGCTTTAAACTATCATCGTAAAAGTGTTTATCTCTATCCACATTTTGATATAGAAGATATGCATGACATCGGCGATGATGATGTTACAGTATCTAACCACAACTATAAAGATTTACTAAAACTACTACAAACATTGCCCCAGGGCTGTCAGGTTATTTTTAACCTGTACGCAATAGAGGGTTACAAGCACAAGGAAATTGCAGAAATGCTTAATATCAGTGAGGGTACGTCTAAATCGCAGTACGCACGTGCCAAGTCTCTGATCAAAGAAATGATTACTGAAACAGGGGAGGTAAAACATGGCTAA
- a CDS encoding response regulator, translated as MKKIKLACVIDDDPIYVYGTKRQMGIVGFCEDLLVLENGEVAIQELKSRVEKQKPLPEVILLDINMPIMDGWQFLDEFIQLPLYSSQPLIYVVSSSVDQQDIDKANAYSQVTSYLSKPLKAEDLQNIMQQV; from the coding sequence ATGAAAAAAATAAAGTTAGCCTGCGTTATTGATGACGACCCTATCTACGTCTACGGTACTAAAAGGCAGATGGGTATCGTAGGCTTCTGTGAAGATTTGCTGGTATTAGAAAACGGAGAAGTGGCTATTCAGGAGCTAAAGTCCAGAGTAGAAAAACAGAAGCCATTACCAGAGGTAATACTTTTAGATATTAACATGCCTATCATGGATGGCTGGCAGTTTCTGGACGAATTTATACAATTGCCATTATACAGCAGTCAGCCCCTCATCTACGTAGTATCATCCTCTGTGGATCAGCAGGATATAGATAAGGCTAATGCTTACAGCCAGGTTACCTCATACCTAAGCAAACCACTAAAGGCAGAAGACCTTCAAAACATTATGCAGCAAGTCTAA
- a CDS encoding PAS domain-containing protein, with product MENMLRDDAASICTNYWEWNIPDNILYLSHDFKSMLGYQAEESCDILQIQDLILYPEDLERITKYWSSIQKEQYKPNMPTEIKYSHKVNSEVWASMNLSVQSWGDDQRPTKLVAHHIDITSLKQAEERLRRKNERLQSILRGANIGTWEWNMQNGDVILNERWADILGMPWVEGQVIKISDFDKMLHPEDRAIVATQLEKHLKGEEEFYKCEVRMHHMSFKWVWIEVSGKVNEWAEDGSPIWITGYVQDITERKNNALQLAYYKELLDKTNELARVGSWEMNLEFQTLTWSKVTKEIHEVDQNYRPKLSEAINFYQAGEHRDTISRAVSAAIEKGKPFDVELQIVTASNKPLWVRAIGFPEFSNGECVRIYGVFQDIDEKKNTEIKIKHSLDRNRIFVEQCPNAIAMFDHEMRYLAASQKWIEEYNLKDKKILGVCHYELFPAIREEWREIHREGLRGIHNQKDEDFFEDENGKFRWVSWDVRPWYLSKDKIGGILLYTSDITQKKNAMLKLARSEEQFRQTFDNAPIGIALVSPKGEWLKVNPQVCKIVGYSESELLDQSFQDITHTDDLEADLGYVKQVLNGEINYYHLEKRYYHKKGHIVWVLLSVSLIRDEYGNPRHFVTQIKDITSKKKAQQKLEQTLTVVKEQNNRLINFAHIVSHNLRSHSGNLEMLLQFFKDETEEKEKDFLLNSITAISKSLSETITHLTEVVKIQNSTHETKNALNLHAYLEKAINTVQADLIKTKGQVVLEVPSNTEVLFNPAYLDSVLLNFITNALKYRHKERTPVIHITAKPTSEFVVLNITDNGLGIDLQKHGEKLFGLYKTFHHRKDARGVGLFITKNQIEAMGGKVEVESELGCGTTFKIYFPYEKNKVSLRY from the coding sequence ATGGAGAATATGCTTAGAGATGACGCCGCATCTATATGTACTAACTACTGGGAGTGGAACATACCTGATAACATACTATACCTAAGTCACGACTTTAAGTCTATGCTAGGTTATCAGGCGGAAGAAAGCTGCGACATCCTTCAAATTCAAGATCTTATTCTCTATCCCGAGGATTTAGAGCGTATCACAAAATATTGGTCTTCAATACAAAAGGAACAATACAAACCCAATATGCCTACCGAAATAAAATACAGCCACAAGGTCAATTCCGAAGTATGGGCTTCAATGAATCTTTCTGTGCAATCCTGGGGCGACGATCAGCGCCCTACTAAATTGGTAGCCCACCATATAGATATCACCTCACTAAAACAGGCAGAAGAAAGGCTGAGAAGAAAAAACGAAAGGCTGCAAAGCATACTCAGGGGAGCTAATATTGGTACCTGGGAGTGGAATATGCAAAATGGTGATGTCATACTGAATGAACGCTGGGCGGATATTCTGGGTATGCCCTGGGTAGAGGGACAAGTAATTAAAATTTCAGACTTTGATAAAATGCTGCACCCAGAAGACAGAGCTATAGTAGCTACTCAGCTGGAAAAGCACCTGAAAGGAGAAGAAGAGTTTTATAAGTGTGAAGTTCGCATGCATCACATGAGTTTTAAGTGGGTATGGATTGAGGTTAGCGGTAAAGTAAACGAATGGGCTGAAGATGGAAGCCCGATCTGGATAACCGGCTACGTACAAGATATTACGGAACGGAAAAATAATGCCCTACAACTTGCTTATTACAAAGAACTGCTGGATAAAACCAACGAACTGGCAAGGGTAGGCAGTTGGGAGATGAACCTGGAGTTTCAGACATTAACCTGGAGCAAAGTCACTAAAGAAATTCATGAGGTTGACCAGAACTATAGACCTAAGCTATCCGAAGCTATTAACTTTTACCAGGCAGGTGAACACAGAGATACTATTAGCAGGGCGGTATCTGCGGCTATTGAAAAAGGTAAGCCTTTTGATGTAGAACTTCAGATTGTTACCGCTAGCAATAAGCCTTTATGGGTGAGGGCAATAGGTTTTCCGGAATTTTCTAACGGCGAATGTGTCCGAATTTATGGAGTCTTTCAGGATATTGATGAGAAGAAAAACACAGAGATAAAAATTAAGCACAGCCTTGACCGCAACAGAATCTTTGTAGAGCAATGCCCAAATGCTATTGCCATGTTTGACCATGAGATGCGCTACCTTGCTGCTTCTCAGAAATGGATAGAAGAGTACAATCTTAAAGACAAAAAAATACTAGGCGTTTGCCATTATGAGCTCTTTCCCGCAATTAGAGAAGAGTGGAGAGAGATTCACCGAGAAGGACTTAGAGGCATACATAACCAAAAAGACGAAGACTTTTTTGAAGATGAGAACGGAAAATTTCGTTGGGTTTCGTGGGACGTACGCCCCTGGTACCTGTCAAAAGACAAGATAGGCGGTATACTACTTTACACCTCAGACATCACACAAAAGAAAAACGCGATGCTTAAACTCGCTCGTAGCGAGGAGCAGTTTCGCCAGACCTTTGATAACGCCCCTATTGGAATAGCCCTGGTCTCTCCTAAAGGTGAATGGCTAAAGGTAAATCCGCAGGTGTGCAAAATTGTAGGCTATAGCGAATCGGAGCTGCTGGACCAAAGCTTTCAGGATATAACGCACACCGATGATCTGGAGGCAGACTTGGGGTATGTAAAGCAGGTGCTGAATGGTGAAATTAACTATTATCACCTGGAAAAAAGATATTACCATAAAAAAGGACATATCGTGTGGGTACTGCTATCCGTCTCCCTCATCAGAGATGAGTATGGCAACCCACGCCACTTTGTAACTCAGATCAAAGATATTACCTCCAAAAAAAAGGCGCAGCAAAAGCTGGAACAAACCCTTACAGTAGTAAAAGAACAAAACAACCGTCTGATTAACTTTGCTCATATTGTATCGCATAACCTACGGTCACACTCCGGCAACCTGGAAATGCTGCTTCAATTCTTCAAAGACGAGACAGAAGAAAAAGAAAAAGATTTTCTTCTAAATAGTATCACTGCTATTTCAAAATCTTTATCCGAGACCATTACGCACCTTACCGAAGTTGTTAAGATCCAGAATAGTACGCATGAGACAAAAAATGCTCTTAACCTGCATGCCTATCTGGAAAAAGCTATCAATACCGTTCAGGCAGACCTTATCAAGACCAAAGGTCAGGTCGTGCTAGAGGTACCCTCTAACACGGAAGTTCTGTTTAATCCAGCTTATCTGGATAGTGTGTTGCTCAACTTTATAACCAATGCGCTTAAATACCGCCACAAAGAACGCACGCCGGTAATTCATATTACTGCCAAACCTACGTCAGAATTTGTCGTACTCAACATAACTGACAATGGCTTGGGCATAGACCTACAAAAACATGGCGAAAAGCTCTTTGGCCTGTACAAAACATTCCATCACCGAAAAGACGCCCGTGGAGTTGGCCTTTTTATTACAAAAAACCAGATAGAAGCAATGGGCGGCAAGGTAGAAGTTGAGAGTGAACTTGGCTGTGGAACGACTTTTAAAATATACTTCCCCTATGAAAAAAATAAAGTTAGCCTGCGTTATTGA
- a CDS encoding N-acetylmuramoyl-L-alanine amidase, which translates to MHTSRLFIAIALFCCACAGSQSIEIVEKPIVFDDERRALSLAYMKEHYGIEAEEPGITPRMIVVHWTAIPTLEGSFNAFYESRLPSFRTGISSGGALNVSVPYLIDQDGTIYQLMSDTLMGRHVIGLNHTAIGIENVGNGEDTPLTEAQYEANKKLIRYLTKKYDIDYLIGHHEYQRFKNHPLWLEQDPDYLTEKSDPGDAFMQRLRNDLGSLDFKPLPEEETQAIRQGIVGQVLWVEGNQMPGIGQSHKSPKPKGIQRKVYVYNVLQRDELEYEAGFFKKPKQPAVKVVNSDSSGHFSVALDTGSYSLLVEEPQGLYANLFDGNGYVQVTKVEKDSVNKVELKIDYKASY; encoded by the coding sequence ATGCATACCTCTCGTCTTTTTATAGCCATTGCTCTTTTCTGCTGCGCATGTGCCGGCAGCCAATCTATTGAGATCGTTGAAAAGCCTATCGTCTTTGATGATGAAAGAAGAGCACTTTCTCTGGCTTATATGAAAGAACACTACGGCATAGAAGCTGAGGAACCTGGCATAACTCCCCGTATGATAGTAGTACACTGGACAGCTATACCTACCCTGGAAGGCTCCTTTAATGCGTTTTATGAGAGCAGACTCCCTTCTTTTCGTACAGGTATTTCCAGTGGCGGCGCGCTGAATGTTTCAGTACCTTACCTCATAGATCAGGATGGCACCATCTACCAACTAATGTCCGATACTCTGATGGGACGACACGTCATTGGGCTTAACCATACCGCTATCGGAATAGAAAATGTGGGCAATGGAGAAGATACGCCGCTTACAGAAGCTCAGTATGAGGCCAACAAAAAGCTGATTCGCTACTTAACGAAAAAGTATGATATAGATTACCTCATTGGCCACCACGAATACCAACGCTTTAAAAACCATCCACTGTGGTTGGAACAGGATCCTGACTACCTCACCGAGAAAAGTGACCCTGGCGATGCTTTTATGCAAAGGCTACGTAATGACCTGGGCAGCCTTGACTTCAAGCCCCTACCCGAAGAAGAAACCCAAGCTATAAGGCAGGGAATTGTAGGACAGGTACTCTGGGTAGAAGGCAACCAGATGCCGGGCATAGGCCAGAGCCATAAATCTCCCAAGCCTAAAGGAATTCAACGCAAAGTATATGTTTACAATGTTTTGCAACGTGATGAGCTTGAGTACGAAGCAGGTTTTTTTAAGAAACCGAAGCAGCCTGCGGTAAAAGTGGTAAACAGTGATAGTTCAGGTCACTTTAGCGTTGCTCTGGATACAGGCAGCTACTCTCTTCTGGTAGAAGAACCTCAGGGCCTGTATGCCAATCTTTTTGATGGCAATGGGTACGTACAAGTAACAAAAGTAGAAAAAGACAGCGTCAACAAGGTTGAGCTCAAAATAGATTACAAAGCCTCCTACTAA
- a CDS encoding outer membrane beta-barrel protein, producing the protein MKKFIPLLSLILFALPVSAQELSWSLHVAPGISYRLAQQQALSDYAQTVQLGEKSMYVFDFGFGLQKSVSKRLDIATAINYSQKGFSNIHVSAVYQASDLNRRYTIDFVQDYLELPFYLTYSVMQNDKFELYPLLGITNSLLLYEKNKVSTRSGEASAETIQLLSQPYLKSKVQHNLGAIGGIGIEGKVDPQTAIGLEAISKIMLTPLEDHFSQSRRYLYSFNLNFKFVRKIR; encoded by the coding sequence ATGAAGAAATTTATACCACTGCTCTCACTCATATTATTTGCTCTTCCGGTTTCAGCGCAGGAGTTAAGCTGGAGTTTGCATGTGGCTCCCGGCATTTCTTATCGTTTAGCTCAGCAGCAGGCGCTCAGCGATTATGCTCAGACGGTACAATTAGGAGAGAAGTCTATGTATGTCTTTGATTTTGGGTTTGGCCTCCAAAAAAGTGTGAGCAAGAGGCTAGATATTGCCACCGCTATTAATTACTCTCAGAAAGGCTTTTCAAATATTCATGTTTCTGCGGTATATCAGGCTTCGGACCTCAATCGCCGTTACACTATTGACTTTGTACAAGACTACCTGGAGCTACCTTTTTACCTCACGTATAGCGTAATGCAGAACGACAAGTTTGAGCTCTACCCACTGCTCGGTATCACTAATAGCCTACTTCTCTATGAAAAAAACAAAGTAAGTACCCGCAGTGGTGAAGCCAGCGCTGAAACAATACAATTGCTCTCACAGCCTTACCTTAAAAGCAAAGTGCAGCATAATCTGGGTGCGATTGGCGGCATAGGTATAGAAGGAAAAGTAGATCCCCAAACCGCTATAGGCCTGGAAGCCATTAGTAAGATTATGCTTACTCCCTTAGAAGATCATTTTAGCCAAAGCCGGCGCTATTTATATTCCTTCAATCTTAATTTCAAATTTGTAAGGAAAATTCGCTAA
- a CDS encoding carbohydrate-binding domain-containing protein, producing the protein MLKKLFFGIFLLLALAGLARLFAPNWYNFLSMNAPLSDAEVLIVEGWVSENTLKHAAELYHQGKYKKIITASINLENEFYLHSKGGLVYEVGQMNMPAYNTVTVWAHSPMVGGEHGKLLLMADTDTLGEVETKAQLQAYSFPLTLNSDSIQQIKVIFTNDFYDFEEQKDRNVYIHSLYLDSTFIPNRTSLVHYDRGKIDGERLQAVHKSRAGSSADILIEHGVPAEQIQIIDAPRVKYNKTYTTADAVAEWMEEYVQEELRVNLISEHLHARRSWLLFRKALPDRVKLGVISSSGSHQDAADYWWKEEEHSAYVIDQTMKFWYAIASYYFI; encoded by the coding sequence ATGTTAAAAAAGCTCTTTTTCGGCATATTTTTACTGCTTGCATTGGCAGGATTAGCCCGACTTTTCGCCCCCAACTGGTATAACTTCCTCTCTATGAATGCCCCCCTGTCCGATGCAGAAGTATTAATTGTAGAAGGCTGGGTATCAGAAAACACTTTAAAACATGCTGCCGAGCTTTACCACCAGGGTAAGTATAAAAAAATAATTACTGCAAGCATTAATCTTGAAAACGAATTTTATCTTCACTCCAAAGGCGGACTGGTGTATGAGGTAGGACAAATGAATATGCCTGCTTATAATACCGTAACAGTCTGGGCACACAGCCCAATGGTAGGTGGAGAGCACGGAAAATTGCTGCTTATGGCTGATACTGATACTTTGGGAGAAGTAGAAACCAAAGCTCAACTCCAGGCATATTCATTCCCCTTAACCCTAAACTCTGATAGTATACAGCAGATTAAAGTTATCTTTACGAATGACTTTTATGACTTTGAGGAGCAGAAAGACAGAAATGTATACATACATAGTCTATACCTGGATAGTACGTTTATACCCAACCGTACTTCTCTGGTGCACTACGACAGAGGAAAGATAGATGGAGAGCGCCTCCAGGCTGTGCATAAGAGTAGAGCAGGCTCCTCCGCCGATATTCTGATTGAACATGGAGTACCAGCAGAACAAATACAAATTATTGATGCCCCTCGTGTTAAATACAACAAAACCTATACTACCGCAGATGCAGTAGCGGAGTGGATGGAAGAATATGTACAGGAAGAACTACGTGTCAATTTAATTTCTGAGCACCTTCATGCCCGCCGCAGCTGGTTGCTTTTTCGTAAGGCCCTGCCCGATAGGGTTAAACTAGGTGTAATATCTTCTTCGGGTTCTCACCAGGATGCTGCTGATTACTGGTGGAAAGAAGAAGAGCACTCTGCCTATGTTATAGACCAGACCATGAAATTCTGGTATGCCATTGCCTCCTATTACTTTATATAA
- a CDS encoding sulfite oxidase: MSSVLGGKIVYANQMPEGLIPAALADTTEAFQLEGKHPDLVVLNDRPWNVETPPHLLDDEVTTAETLFVRNNGIPPREIDLNTWTLTIEGESAKQSKTYSLQELKDKFKHYTYQLTIECGGNGRNEFNPPAKGNQWSTGAVGCPEWTGVRLKDVLEDVGIKDDAVYIGYYGRDVHISNDPDKVVISRGVPMHKALEDEALIAWAMNGEDLPLMNGYPLRLVFGGWPASTSGKWLSKIVIRNKVHDGPKMGGDSYRVPCKPVAPGSKVPDDQMCIIESMPVKSLITYPKTGAKIKEGRKLDIRGHAWAGDLSVQSVDYSIDFGASWQPCQLRKPKNRMAWQHFSAQLDFPEKGYYEVWARATDSEGQMQPMLVPGWNPKGYLNNACHRIAVMVE; the protein is encoded by the coding sequence ATGAGTTCTGTATTAGGTGGAAAAATCGTGTACGCTAATCAGATGCCTGAAGGACTGATTCCTGCGGCTTTGGCAGACACTACTGAGGCCTTTCAGTTAGAAGGTAAGCACCCTGACTTGGTAGTACTTAACGACCGCCCCTGGAATGTAGAGACCCCACCGCATTTGCTGGATGATGAGGTTACTACAGCAGAAACACTTTTTGTGCGTAACAATGGTATACCTCCCCGCGAAATTGACCTGAACACATGGACATTAACTATAGAAGGTGAGTCTGCCAAACAAAGCAAAACCTACAGTCTGCAAGAGCTTAAAGACAAATTTAAGCACTATACTTACCAGCTTACTATTGAATGTGGTGGAAACGGCCGCAATGAGTTTAACCCTCCGGCCAAAGGTAACCAGTGGAGTACGGGTGCGGTAGGTTGCCCTGAATGGACAGGTGTGCGCCTGAAAGATGTTCTGGAGGATGTGGGGATTAAAGATGATGCAGTATATATTGGTTATTATGGTCGTGACGTACATATCAGCAATGACCCTGACAAAGTGGTTATCTCGCGTGGGGTGCCTATGCACAAAGCGCTGGAAGATGAAGCCTTGATTGCCTGGGCCATGAATGGAGAGGACCTGCCCTTGATGAATGGTTATCCTTTACGATTAGTATTTGGAGGCTGGCCTGCCTCAACTTCAGGAAAATGGCTGAGCAAAATTGTGATAAGAAACAAAGTGCATGATGGTCCTAAAATGGGAGGTGATTCTTATCGGGTGCCCTGTAAGCCAGTAGCTCCCGGTTCTAAAGTGCCAGACGATCAAATGTGCATAATTGAATCTATGCCCGTCAAGTCTCTGATTACCTACCCTAAAACCGGAGCCAAAATTAAAGAAGGTCGTAAACTGGATATTCGCGGACATGCTTGGGCAGGAGATTTGTCAGTTCAGTCTGTTGATTATTCTATAGATTTTGGAGCAAGCTGGCAGCCTTGTCAGTTGCGTAAACCTAAAAATCGTATGGCCTGGCAGCATTTTAGCGCACAGCTAGACTTTCCTGAAAAAGGCTATTATGAAGTATGGGCCAGGGCCACAGATAGCGAAGGGCAAATGCAGCCT